One Herbaspirillum rubrisubalbicans genomic window carries:
- the rlmB gene encoding 23S rRNA (guanosine(2251)-2'-O)-methyltransferase RlmB — translation MKSKMIFGFHAVTSRIRHEASSVEEIYVDAERRDRRMLDLLHAAKEANVRIIQADDQRLGAMVGTRRHQGVVAKAAALSLARTLDELLDAVVGPPLLLILDGITDPHNLGACLRVADGAGAHAVIAPKDRAVGLNATAMKVSSGASDTVPYITVTNLARTMRDLKERGVWIIGTSDDAEKGLYEGDFTGPTALVMGSEGEGMRRLTRETCDVLVNIPMFGSVESLNVSVASGVCLYEARRQRLPK, via the coding sequence ATGAAGAGCAAAATGATTTTCGGCTTCCATGCCGTGACCTCCCGTATCCGCCACGAGGCTTCCTCGGTGGAAGAGATCTACGTGGATGCCGAACGCCGCGACCGCCGGATGCTGGATTTGCTGCACGCGGCCAAGGAAGCCAATGTGCGCATCATCCAGGCCGACGACCAGCGCTTGGGCGCCATGGTCGGCACGCGCCGCCACCAGGGGGTGGTGGCCAAGGCCGCCGCGCTGTCGCTGGCGCGCACCCTTGATGAACTGCTGGATGCCGTGGTCGGCCCGCCGCTGCTGCTGATCCTCGATGGCATCACCGATCCGCACAACCTGGGCGCCTGCCTGCGCGTGGCCGATGGCGCCGGCGCGCACGCCGTGATCGCCCCCAAGGACCGCGCCGTGGGCCTGAATGCGACCGCTATGAAGGTTTCCAGCGGCGCCTCCGACACCGTGCCTTATATCACCGTCACCAACCTGGCGCGTACCATGCGTGATCTGAAGGAACGTGGTGTGTGGATCATCGGTACTTCGGACGACGCCGAAAAGGGTCTCTACGAAGGTGACTTCACCGGCCCCACCGCCTTGGTCATGGGTTCCGAAGGCGAGGGGATGCGCCGCTTGACGCGCGAGACCTGCGACGTGCTGGTCAACATCCCCATGTTCGGCTCGGTCGAGAGCTTGAATGTGTCCGTGGCTTCCGGTGTGTGTCTGTACGAGGCGCGACGCCAGCGCTTGCCAAAGTAA
- a CDS encoding peptidylprolyl isomerase — MILSRRHLLRMAAALSLSTTLAAPVLAADAPHVLLKTSMGNITLELNPEKAPVSVDNFLKYVKKGQYNGTVFHRVINGFMIQGGGYDQNMREKPTDAPIKNEANNGLKNEVYTVAMARTAAPHSATAQFFINVADNRFLNYPGQDGWGYAVFGKVIAGADVVDKIKQVRTGAGDVPTTPVVIESATVIK, encoded by the coding sequence ATGATCCTCTCCCGTCGTCATCTGCTGCGCATGGCCGCAGCATTGTCCCTGTCAACTACGCTGGCCGCCCCGGTCCTGGCCGCCGATGCCCCACACGTACTGCTCAAGACCAGCATGGGCAACATCACCCTGGAACTGAACCCGGAAAAGGCCCCGGTCTCGGTCGACAATTTTCTCAAGTACGTCAAGAAGGGCCAGTACAACGGCACCGTATTTCACCGCGTCATCAATGGCTTCATGATCCAGGGCGGCGGCTATGACCAGAACATGCGCGAAAAGCCGACCGATGCCCCCATCAAGAACGAGGCCAATAACGGCTTGAAGAACGAGGTTTATACTGTGGCCATGGCCCGCACCGCCGCACCGCATTCGGCCACCGCCCAGTTCTTCATCAACGTGGCGGACAATCGCTTCCTGAACTACCCCGGCCAGGACGGCTGGGGTTACGCGGTATTCGGCAAGGTCATCGCTGGCGCTGATGTGGTCGACAAGATCAAGCAGGTGCGTACCGGTGCCGGTGACGTGCCGACCACCCCGGTGGTGATCGAATCGGCGACCGTGATCAAGTAA
- a CDS encoding UDP-2,3-diacylglucosamine diphosphatase — protein MTDFQFMQKAQPTVALFVSDLHLQAALPRTTEAFLAFLQSHAVQTQQLYLLGDVFEYWAGDDDLTAPYNQLIADTLKTVQVQGVQLYWMAGNRDFLVGQDFAAAAGLTLLDDPHVVTLAGRTLALAHGDAQCTDDLAYMAFRAQVRQPAYQQQFLAMPLAQRKAIIEGIRKNSQDANQSKEMAIMDVNAGAIDALFAQTGTDVLIHGHTHRPALHRLGEGEQCKLRYVLPDWEYDVATPRGGWISLTADGVLHRHDVDGHEIA, from the coding sequence ATGACTGATTTCCAGTTCATGCAAAAAGCGCAACCGACGGTTGCGCTTTTTGTTTCCGACCTCCATTTGCAGGCCGCCCTGCCCCGCACCACCGAGGCTTTCCTGGCCTTCCTGCAAAGCCATGCCGTTCAAACGCAGCAACTGTACCTGCTAGGTGACGTGTTCGAGTACTGGGCCGGTGACGACGACCTTACTGCTCCCTACAACCAACTGATTGCTGACACCCTCAAGACTGTACAGGTACAGGGCGTGCAACTGTACTGGATGGCGGGCAACCGTGATTTCCTGGTCGGCCAGGATTTTGCCGCTGCCGCAGGACTGACGCTGCTGGACGACCCGCATGTCGTCACCTTGGCCGGCCGTACCCTGGCGCTGGCCCACGGCGATGCGCAATGCACCGATGACCTGGCCTACATGGCCTTCCGCGCCCAGGTGCGCCAGCCAGCCTACCAGCAGCAGTTCCTGGCCATGCCGCTGGCGCAGCGCAAGGCCATCATCGAGGGCATTCGCAAGAACAGCCAGGACGCCAACCAGAGCAAGGAAATGGCGATCATGGATGTGAATGCCGGCGCCATCGATGCCCTCTTCGCGCAGACCGGCACGGATGTATTGATCCACGGCCATACGCATCGCCCGGCCCTGCATCGCCTGGGTGAAGGCGAGCAGTGCAAGCTGCGCTATGTCTTGCCGGATTGGGAATATGACGTCGCCACGCCGCGTGGCGGCTGGATCAGCCTGACGGCCGATGGCGTGTTGCATCGGCATGACGTGGACGGACACGAGATCGCCTGA
- the cysE gene encoding serine O-acetyltransferase, translating into MFSRLREDIASIRARDPAARNSWEVLTCYPGLHAVILHRWAQACWNAELKWLGRFISQLGRTLTGIEIHPGATIGRRVFIDHGMGVVIGETAIVGDDSTIYQGVTLGGTSLTKGAKRHPTLGRGVIIGAGAKVLGGFTVGDGAKVGSNAVVTKEVPAGATAVGNPARIVERNTAQAGEREQLAAARLFAAYGVMPNGDDPLSKALHGLINQVAAQEQQLEAVLAALQGAGIGCRRMEEAGQFDAAQLNRLVD; encoded by the coding sequence ATGTTCAGCCGACTCAGAGAAGACATCGCCAGCATCCGCGCGCGCGACCCCGCCGCGCGCAATAGCTGGGAGGTGCTGACCTGTTATCCGGGCCTGCACGCGGTGATCCTGCACCGCTGGGCCCAGGCTTGCTGGAATGCAGAACTGAAGTGGCTGGGCCGCTTCATCTCGCAACTGGGGCGCACCCTGACCGGCATCGAGATCCACCCCGGCGCCACCATCGGCCGCCGTGTCTTCATCGACCACGGCATGGGCGTGGTCATCGGCGAGACCGCCATCGTCGGCGACGATTCCACCATCTACCAAGGTGTGACCCTGGGCGGCACCTCGCTGACCAAGGGCGCCAAGCGCCATCCCACGCTGGGGCGCGGCGTCATCATCGGGGCCGGCGCCAAGGTGTTGGGTGGCTTTACGGTCGGCGATGGCGCCAAGGTCGGCTCCAATGCGGTGGTGACCAAGGAAGTGCCGGCTGGCGCCACCGCGGTGGGCAACCCGGCGCGCATCGTCGAGCGCAATACGGCGCAGGCCGGCGAGCGTGAACAGCTGGCCGCAGCGCGCCTGTTTGCGGCCTATGGCGTGATGCCCAATGGCGATGATCCACTGTCCAAGGCGCTACATGGCCTGATCAATCAGGTGGCGGCGCAAGAGCAGCAACTGGAAGCCGTGCTGGCAGCCTTGCAGGGAGCGGGGATAGGGTGTCGGCGGATGGAAGAGGCCGGACAGTTCGACGCCGCGCAATTGAACCGGCTGGTCGATTGA
- the rnr gene encoding ribonuclease R: MSQFPYSIPSREEILGILRTSSGAQNAAALAAALGVKPEEMDGLTRRLNAMERDGQIKPDRAGHYKLTHSPDFILGRVSSHRDGFGFLLPDDGTDDLFLPEKEMQKVMHGDRVQARIVGTDRRGRPEGTIVEVVERANTHVIGRLLNENGVWVVAPEDKRIGHDVLLAGPPGKAKAGQVVSVELTEHPSRYTQPVGKIVEILGDIDDPGMEIEIAVRKYGVPHEFSDAAKKLSAKLPSEVKAADLKDRVDLRDVPLVTIDGEDARDFDDAVYCEPVKIGRAKGYRLIVAIADVSHYVKPNDALDVDALERSTSVYFPRRVIPMLPEKLSNGLCSLNPDVDRLTLVCDAVITAKGEIKAYQFYPAVIHSAARLTYTEVASILANTKGPEAARRIGLVPHLTHLYEVFQALLTARQARGAIDFETTETYIVCNAAGKIEKILPRTRNDAHRLIEECMLAANVCAADLLKRHDHPALYRIHAGPTKEKLTQLRTFLKQVGLHLGGGDTPSASDYAELMPKVKARPDAVLIQTMLLRSMQQAVYSPDNIGHFGLSYESYAHFTSPIRRYPDLLTHRAIKAVLQGKRYEPKGIDSGALNTSISPAARKAQALQRATDKAAGKKPRGESALAIWEALGLHCSANERRADEASRDVEAWLKCYFIRDKLGEEFTGTISGVATFGIFVQLDALYIEGLVHVTELGADYFQYDEARHELRGERTGIRYQLTDRVTVQVSRVDLDARKIDLSLVNEPGIRTLIKNEAKRAETAARGKSAGSKPAAGSQPAARGKKAAASKPATAVAKPKGGAKAKAGSTTHARTGEADRKRAAAKGFNKGGKKKR, translated from the coding sequence GCCAGATCAAGCCGGACCGTGCCGGCCACTACAAGCTGACCCATTCGCCCGATTTCATCCTGGGCCGGGTGTCGAGCCATCGCGATGGTTTCGGTTTCCTGCTGCCCGACGATGGTACCGATGACCTGTTCCTGCCAGAGAAGGAAATGCAGAAGGTCATGCATGGCGACCGCGTCCAGGCGCGTATCGTCGGTACCGACCGCCGCGGCCGCCCCGAAGGCACCATCGTCGAAGTGGTGGAGCGCGCCAATACCCACGTGATCGGCCGCCTGTTGAATGAAAACGGCGTCTGGGTGGTCGCGCCCGAAGACAAACGCATCGGCCACGATGTGCTGCTGGCGGGCCCGCCGGGCAAGGCCAAGGCAGGGCAGGTGGTCAGCGTGGAGCTGACCGAGCATCCCTCCCGCTATACGCAACCGGTGGGCAAGATCGTCGAGATCCTCGGCGACATCGATGACCCCGGCATGGAAATCGAAATCGCCGTGCGCAAGTATGGCGTGCCACACGAGTTCTCGGATGCCGCCAAGAAGCTCTCGGCCAAGCTGCCCAGCGAAGTCAAGGCGGCTGACCTGAAGGACCGTGTGGACCTGCGCGATGTGCCGCTGGTCACCATTGATGGCGAAGACGCGCGCGACTTCGATGATGCGGTCTACTGCGAACCGGTCAAGATCGGCCGCGCCAAGGGTTATCGCCTGATCGTGGCCATCGCCGATGTGAGCCACTACGTCAAGCCCAACGATGCGCTGGATGTGGATGCGCTGGAGCGTAGTACCTCCGTCTACTTCCCGCGCCGGGTCATCCCGATGCTGCCGGAAAAGCTCTCCAACGGTCTGTGCTCGCTGAACCCGGACGTGGACCGCCTGACCCTGGTGTGCGATGCCGTCATCACCGCCAAGGGTGAGATCAAGGCCTACCAGTTCTATCCGGCCGTGATCCACTCGGCAGCGCGTCTGACCTATACCGAAGTGGCCTCCATTCTGGCCAATACCAAGGGCCCGGAAGCGGCGCGTCGCATCGGCCTGGTGCCGCACTTGACGCACCTCTACGAAGTGTTCCAGGCGCTCTTGACGGCCCGCCAGGCGCGCGGTGCCATCGACTTCGAGACCACCGAGACCTACATCGTCTGCAACGCCGCCGGCAAGATCGAGAAGATCCTGCCGCGCACCCGCAACGATGCGCACCGCCTGATCGAGGAATGCATGTTGGCCGCCAACGTGTGCGCGGCCGACCTGTTGAAGCGTCACGATCATCCTGCGCTCTATCGCATTCACGCCGGCCCGACCAAGGAAAAGCTGACGCAGTTGCGTACCTTCCTGAAGCAGGTCGGCCTGCACCTGGGGGGCGGCGACACCCCCAGTGCCTCCGACTATGCCGAGCTGATGCCCAAGGTCAAGGCGCGCCCGGATGCGGTGCTGATCCAGACCATGCTGTTGCGCTCCATGCAGCAGGCCGTCTACAGCCCTGACAACATCGGCCACTTCGGCCTGTCCTACGAATCCTACGCGCACTTCACCAGTCCGATCCGCCGTTATCCCGACCTGCTGACCCACCGTGCCATCAAGGCCGTGCTGCAGGGCAAGCGCTACGAGCCCAAGGGTATCGACAGCGGCGCGCTCAATACCTCGATTTCGCCGGCTGCGCGCAAGGCGCAGGCGCTGCAGCGGGCCACCGACAAGGCCGCCGGCAAGAAGCCGCGTGGCGAAAGCGCGCTGGCCATCTGGGAAGCACTGGGTCTGCACTGTTCGGCCAACGAGCGCCGTGCCGATGAGGCTTCGCGCGATGTGGAAGCCTGGCTGAAGTGCTACTTCATCCGCGACAAGCTGGGCGAGGAATTCACCGGCACCATTTCCGGCGTGGCCACCTTCGGTATCTTCGTGCAGCTCGATGCGCTCTACATCGAAGGTCTGGTGCACGTCACCGAGCTGGGCGCCGATTACTTCCAGTACGATGAAGCGCGCCATGAGCTGCGCGGCGAGCGCACTGGCATCCGTTACCAGTTGACCGACCGCGTCACCGTGCAGGTCAGTCGGGTGGACCTGGATGCGCGCAAGATCGACTTGTCGCTGGTCAACGAGCCGGGCATCCGCACCTTGATCAAGAACGAAGCCAAGCGTGCCGAGACTGCTGCGCGCGGCAAGTCAGCCGGTAGCAAGCCGGCTGCGGGCAGCCAGCCGGCCGCACGCGGCAAGAAGGCCGCGGCATCCAAGCCGGCCACGGCAGTGGCCAAGCCCAAGGGCGGCGCCAAGGCCAAGGCCGGCAGCACCACTCATGCGCGCACCGGCGAGGCCGACCGCAAGCGTGCTGCCGCCAAGGGTTTCAACAAGGGTGGCAAGAAGAAGCGATGA
- a CDS encoding peptidylprolyl isomerase, whose protein sequence is MAVLLTTNHGTIKIELDAEKAPKTVENFLAYVNAGHYNGTIFHRVIDGFMIQGGGFEPGMKQKETREPIENEAKNGLKNEPYTLAMARTAAPHSASAQFFINVKNNSFLDYPGQDGWGYCVFGKVVEGTEVVDKIKGVKTTRTGMFADVPAEDVLIEKAEVV, encoded by the coding sequence ATGGCAGTTCTGCTCACCACCAACCACGGCACCATCAAGATCGAACTGGATGCAGAGAAGGCTCCCAAGACCGTTGAGAACTTCCTGGCCTACGTCAACGCCGGCCACTACAACGGCACCATCTTCCACCGCGTCATCGACGGCTTCATGATCCAGGGCGGCGGCTTCGAACCCGGCATGAAGCAAAAGGAAACCCGCGAGCCGATCGAGAACGAAGCCAAGAATGGCTTGAAGAACGAGCCCTACACCCTGGCCATGGCCCGCACCGCCGCCCCGCACTCGGCCTCGGCGCAGTTCTTCATCAACGTCAAGAACAACAGCTTCCTGGACTACCCCGGCCAGGACGGCTGGGGCTACTGCGTCTTCGGCAAGGTCGTCGAAGGCACTGAAGTGGTCGACAAGATCAAGGGTGTGAAGACCACCCGCACCGGCATGTTCGCCGACGTGCCTGCGGAAGACGTGCTGATCGAAAAGGCAGAAGTGGTCTAA